The Mesorhizobium koreense genome includes a window with the following:
- the pgsA gene encoding CDP-diacylglycerol--glycerol-3-phosphate 3-phosphatidyltransferase: MRRRAFNLPNLLTYGRILAVPLILLCFYLEGRTHPTDFARWTALAIYVIASITDYLDGYLARIWEQTSNIGRMLDPIADKLLVSAVLLLLAHNGTIDKYSLWAAIIILCREILVSGLREYLAGLKVSVPVTRLAKWKTTVQMISLGFLIAGPAGDKVLAHATEIGIVLLWIAAIITLYTGYDYFRAGLKHVIDE; encoded by the coding sequence ATGCGCCGGCGCGCGTTCAATCTCCCCAATCTGCTGACCTATGGCCGCATATTAGCCGTCCCGCTCATCCTACTCTGCTTCTATCTGGAAGGGCGGACGCACCCGACGGACTTCGCCCGATGGACCGCGCTCGCCATCTACGTCATCGCCAGCATCACCGATTACCTGGACGGCTATCTGGCGCGGATATGGGAACAGACCTCGAATATCGGCCGGATGCTCGACCCTATCGCCGACAAGCTCCTGGTGTCGGCGGTGCTCCTTCTTCTGGCGCATAACGGCACGATCGATAAATATTCGCTGTGGGCGGCCATCATCATTCTCTGCCGAGAGATCCTGGTCTCCGGCCTGCGCGAATATCTGGCCGGCCTGAAGGTTTCCGTGCCGGTCACCCGCCTCGCCAAATGGAAAACCACGGTTCAGATGATATCGCTCGGCTTCCTCATCGCCGGCCCTGCCGGCGACAAGGTGCTTGCCCATGCGACGGAGATCGGCATCGTGCTGTTGTGGATTGCCGCCATCATCACGCTTTATACGGGCTATGACTATTTCCGGGCTGGACTGAAACATGTCATCGACGAATGA
- a CDS encoding putative bifunctional diguanylate cyclase/phosphodiesterase, which produces MVSISTFLLETSGAAFWIATAGIAFSAMLIVALMDYRRRYRAALRERTNTAELIENLHDGIYRSSLDGHQLAANRSLVRLNGYDSEAEMLASVNDIATEWYVDPNRRTEFRDILNRDDRVEDFVSEVYRHKTRERIWITESARIVRDPKTGKPLYYEGSVREITETIRRRQLEEQIQKLTSQLPGGLFQFRRSANGSYSVEYLSGGFGRVVGFPADMRLSTTSQFVGLIIREDRRDYFRSLTASRRSLLPWDHEFRVRTPDGECRWLRIVAKPEQDDGAITWHGYLMDISARKSQAMEIEELAYFDPLTRLPNRRMLRDRTAAAIACARKRGRVGALLFIDLDNFKNLNDSQGHHVGDQYLVQVASRLRQCAGEHGMVSRMGGDEFVIMLEDLADGLADGSRRALVIADSTLSSLRDTFVLGPVHHRGSASIGVVVFDGSESGAEELVRRADIAMYEAKSGGRNGISLFDPASLELESQRFRLLNDLRVAIFRAQLALHFQPQIDREGRVCGAEALLRWHHPELGDIPPGVFIPLAEHCGLIHEIGDFVLAKAIATLAGWQRNPATSHLRLAVNISVQSFANATFVPDLTRLVGEYGVDASCLTLEFAENVMARDQERTAVRMAELKKLGIRFSLDDFGTGYSSLVHLKKLPFDELKIDGGFVADIETRESDRTLVRTILAMATTLGLTAVAEHVEDDKQRIFLHLFGCEIFQGLLYSAAVPEEEFLAFTIARNAPAEAETADIRRPA; this is translated from the coding sequence ATGGTTTCAATTTCCACCTTTCTGCTGGAAACAAGCGGCGCCGCGTTCTGGATCGCGACGGCGGGCATTGCCTTTTCAGCGATGCTGATCGTCGCGCTCATGGACTATCGCCGGCGCTACCGCGCCGCGCTCCGTGAGCGGACGAATACGGCGGAGCTTATCGAGAACCTCCACGACGGCATCTACCGTTCTTCGCTTGACGGCCACCAACTGGCCGCCAACCGCTCCCTCGTTCGGCTGAACGGCTATGACAGCGAAGCGGAAATGCTCGCTTCGGTCAACGACATCGCCACGGAATGGTATGTCGATCCGAACCGGCGCACCGAATTCCGGGATATCCTCAATCGTGACGACAGGGTCGAGGATTTCGTCTCCGAAGTCTATCGGCACAAGACGCGGGAGCGCATCTGGATCACCGAATCGGCCAGGATCGTCCGCGATCCGAAGACCGGAAAACCCCTCTACTATGAGGGGTCCGTCCGCGAGATCACTGAGACCATCCGGCGGCGGCAACTGGAAGAGCAGATCCAGAAGCTGACGAGCCAGCTTCCCGGCGGCCTTTTCCAGTTCCGGCGCAGCGCGAACGGCTCCTATTCGGTTGAATATCTGAGCGGCGGCTTCGGGCGCGTCGTCGGCTTTCCGGCGGACATGCGCCTTTCGACGACCTCGCAATTCGTCGGTCTCATCATTCGCGAGGACAGGCGCGACTATTTCCGTTCGCTGACAGCCTCGCGCCGAAGCCTCTTGCCATGGGACCATGAATTCCGCGTGCGCACGCCGGACGGCGAATGCCGATGGCTGCGCATCGTCGCCAAGCCGGAACAGGATGACGGCGCGATCACCTGGCACGGCTATCTGATGGATATCTCCGCCCGCAAGAGCCAGGCGATGGAGATCGAGGAACTTGCCTATTTCGATCCGCTCACCCGCCTGCCCAACCGGCGCATGCTGAGGGACCGCACTGCCGCGGCCATCGCCTGCGCACGCAAGCGGGGCCGCGTCGGCGCCCTCCTCTTCATCGACCTCGACAATTTCAAGAACCTGAACGACAGCCAGGGTCACCATGTCGGTGACCAATATCTTGTGCAGGTGGCCTCTCGGCTACGCCAATGTGCCGGCGAGCACGGGATGGTCTCACGCATGGGCGGCGACGAATTCGTCATCATGCTGGAAGACCTCGCGGATGGGCTGGCCGATGGGAGCCGGCGCGCCCTGGTCATTGCCGACAGCACGCTCTCGTCGCTCCGCGACACGTTCGTCCTCGGGCCGGTTCATCACAGGGGTTCGGCCAGTATCGGCGTCGTCGTTTTCGACGGCAGCGAATCGGGCGCGGAGGAACTTGTCCGCCGCGCCGACATCGCCATGTACGAGGCGAAAAGCGGTGGCCGGAACGGTATCTCCCTCTTCGATCCCGCATCGCTTGAGTTGGAATCGCAGCGTTTCCGGCTTCTCAACGACCTGCGCGTGGCGATTTTCCGCGCTCAGCTCGCCCTGCATTTCCAGCCGCAGATCGACCGCGAAGGCCGCGTCTGCGGCGCCGAGGCGCTGCTGCGCTGGCATCATCCCGAACTTGGCGACATCCCGCCCGGCGTGTTCATACCGCTTGCCGAGCATTGCGGCCTCATCCACGAGATCGGTGACTTCGTCCTCGCCAAGGCCATCGCCACTCTGGCAGGCTGGCAGCGAAATCCGGCAACGTCGCATCTCAGACTAGCGGTGAACATCTCCGTACAGTCCTTTGCCAACGCAACCTTCGTGCCGGACCTGACGCGGCTTGTCGGGGAATATGGCGTCGACGCTTCCTGCCTGACGCTCGAATTCGCCGAGAACGTCATGGCACGCGACCAGGAGCGGACGGCGGTACGCATGGCCGAACTGAAGAAGCTCGGCATCCGGTTCTCACTGGACGATTTCGGAACCGGCTATTCCTCGCTCGTACATCTGAAGAAGCTGCCTTTCGACGAACTCAAGATCGACGGCGGCTTCGTCGCGGATATCGAGACACGGGAAAGCGACCGCACGCTCGTGCGTACGATCCTCGCCATGGCGACGACGCTGGGGCTGACTGCGGTCGCAGAGCATGTCGAGGACGACAAGCAGCGCATCTTCCTGCATCTCTTCGGATGCGAGATCTTCCAGGGGCTGCTCTACAGCGCGGCCGTACCCGAGGAGGAGTTCCTGGCCTTCACGATCGCGCGCAACGCTCCCGCCGAAGCGGAAACGGCCGATATCCGTCGGCCGGCCTGA
- a CDS encoding outer membrane protein, whose amino-acid sequence MNVRASKIIKPFAAAVGATALIGATSAFAADAITEAPPAPAPIVEQAPSGWAGPYAGIQAGGAFAGRTKTQGTSVHTDGFHGRGFGGFNWQSGNFVYGIEGDVGYDGSSGSHNGIRSKSSVDGSLRGRAGYAPNDSILVYGTAGAAAKRLKVETPVSTDANGVIGWTAGAGIDAKLTEKVFARVEYRYTDYGSHDFNVGGVKSGVRDRSNTVEAGIGIKF is encoded by the coding sequence ATGAACGTTAGAGCAAGCAAGATCATAAAGCCTTTCGCGGCCGCCGTCGGCGCGACGGCGCTCATCGGCGCCACCTCCGCTTTTGCGGCGGACGCCATCACCGAGGCACCGCCGGCTCCGGCGCCGATCGTCGAGCAGGCTCCGTCCGGCTGGGCAGGTCCCTATGCGGGTATCCAGGCGGGCGGCGCCTTTGCCGGCCGCACCAAGACGCAGGGCACCAGCGTCCACACGGACGGCTTCCACGGCCGCGGTTTCGGCGGCTTCAACTGGCAGAGCGGCAACTTCGTGTACGGTATCGAAGGTGACGTCGGCTATGACGGCTCGTCGGGTTCCCACAACGGCATCCGGTCCAAGAGCAGCGTCGACGGCTCTCTCCGCGGTCGTGCCGGCTACGCTCCGAACGACAGTATCCTCGTCTACGGTACGGCCGGTGCGGCTGCCAAGCGCCTCAAGGTGGAGACGCCTGTCAGCACCGATGCCAACGGCGTGATCGGCTGGACGGCCGGCGCCGGTATCGACGCCAAGCTCACCGAAAAGGTCTTCGCCCGCGTCGAATATCGCTATACCGACTACGGCAGTCACGACTTCAATGTCGGCGGCGTCAAGTCGGGCGTGCGCGACCGCAGCAACACGGTCGAGGCCGGTATCGGTATCAAGTTCTGA
- a CDS encoding glutathione S-transferase family protein: MPKLLFATPSPYSAKVRMAAAYAGIALEEIPTNTGEEPELLLKNNPLGKIPVLLTDEGENLFDSRAITQYLNRVSKNALFPRNPAKRLEAERLEALADGICDCLLAHVYERRFRPEEIVHQPWLDKQWKKVTRALDHLEASPPKLPKKITAGQIALRACLGYLDLRFSGKWERGHSRLKRWAKRFDEKFPELATRAPH; the protein is encoded by the coding sequence ATGCCCAAACTGCTTTTCGCCACGCCTTCCCCCTACAGTGCCAAGGTGCGTATGGCGGCCGCCTATGCCGGTATCGCGCTGGAAGAGATTCCGACGAATACCGGCGAGGAGCCGGAGCTTCTTTTGAAGAACAATCCTCTCGGCAAGATCCCCGTCCTGCTGACCGACGAAGGCGAAAACCTCTTCGACAGCCGTGCCATCACGCAATACCTCAACCGGGTTTCCAAGAATGCGCTTTTCCCGCGCAACCCCGCCAAGCGGCTCGAGGCCGAAAGGCTGGAGGCGCTGGCGGACGGCATCTGCGACTGCCTGCTCGCCCATGTCTACGAACGGCGCTTCCGGCCCGAGGAGATCGTCCATCAGCCATGGCTCGACAAGCAGTGGAAGAAGGTGACGCGCGCGCTCGATCATCTCGAGGCATCGCCGCCGAAACTGCCGAAAAAGATCACCGCGGGCCAGATCGCGCTGCGCGCCTGCCTCGGCTATCTCGACCTGCGCTTTTCCGGCAAATGGGAGCGCGGACATTCGAGGCTGAAGCGCTGGGCGAAGCGTTTCGACGAGAAGTTCCCGGAATTGGCGACCCGCGCGCCCCACTGA
- a CDS encoding DinB family protein: MKQHFMMFAAYNAWANGQIYDAAAELTDEEFGRDVGAFFGSMRGTLNHLLVADRIWMKRFTSEGEAPKALDTIIHPNFDPLRLAREAEDRRIVEWISSLSEKALAGRFTYMTVTDLRTVSQRLAPALDHFFNHQTHHRGHAHMILSVLGKSAPVLDLVYFQRTPEGRSFA; this comes from the coding sequence ATGAAGCAGCACTTCATGATGTTCGCCGCCTACAATGCATGGGCGAACGGACAAATCTACGATGCGGCCGCCGAACTGACCGACGAGGAATTCGGCCGCGACGTCGGCGCCTTCTTCGGCTCGATGAGAGGGACGCTCAACCACCTGCTCGTCGCCGACCGCATCTGGATGAAGCGCTTCACCAGCGAGGGCGAAGCGCCAAAGGCACTGGACACCATTATTCACCCGAACTTCGATCCCCTGCGCCTGGCGCGGGAAGCGGAGGACCGGCGCATCGTGGAATGGATTTCGAGCCTCTCGGAAAAGGCGCTGGCCGGCCGCTTCACCTACATGACGGTAACCGACCTCCGGACCGTGTCGCAGCGGCTTGCGCCCGCGCTCGACCACTTCTTCAATCACCAGACGCATCACCGCGGACACGCCCACATGATCCTGAGCGTGCTCGGCAAATCAGCGCCTGTGCTCGACCTGGTCTATTTCCAGCGCACGCCGGAAGGCCGTTCCTTCGCGTAG
- the ndk gene encoding nucleoside-diphosphate kinase, which produces MAIERTFSMIKPDATKRNLTGAITMMLEDAGLRVVASRRVWMSRREAEGFYAVHKGRPFFDELCDFMSSGPTVVQVLEGEDAIARNREVMGATNPANAAEGTIRKVHSLSIGENSVHGSDAPETAAQEIRFWFSDTEIVG; this is translated from the coding sequence ATGGCGATCGAACGCACCTTCTCGATGATCAAGCCGGACGCGACGAAACGCAACCTCACCGGCGCCATCACCATGATGCTGGAAGATGCCGGCTTGCGTGTGGTCGCGTCGCGGCGGGTATGGATGAGCCGGCGTGAGGCGGAGGGCTTCTACGCCGTTCACAAGGGCCGGCCGTTCTTCGACGAGCTTTGCGATTTCATGTCGTCCGGCCCGACCGTCGTGCAGGTGCTGGAAGGCGAGGATGCCATCGCCAGGAACCGCGAAGTGATGGGTGCGACCAATCCGGCCAACGCCGCCGAAGGCACCATCCGCAAGGTCCATTCTCTCTCGATCGGAGAGAATTCGGTCCACGGTTCGGATGCGCCGGAAACCGCCGCGCAAGAAATCCGCTTCTGGTTCTCCGATACCGAGATCGTCGGCTGA
- a CDS encoding molybdenum cofactor biosynthesis protein MoaE, translating to MSAHVVPLVRIQTEDFDTSAEVARLTRGRHDVGAVVTFIGLCRDEGGRLSALELEHYPAMAEAEIARIAAEAMERWPLSGISVIHRYGRLAPGDNIVLVVTASTHRHAAFDAASFLMDYLKSRAPFWKKEHPKDGSDGGWVDAREDDEIAARRWEHS from the coding sequence ATGTCGGCGCACGTTGTTCCGCTTGTCCGCATCCAGACCGAAGATTTCGATACTTCGGCCGAGGTGGCGCGTCTGACGCGCGGACGGCACGATGTCGGCGCCGTCGTGACCTTCATCGGGCTTTGCCGCGACGAAGGCGGGCGGCTTTCGGCACTGGAACTCGAACACTACCCGGCGATGGCCGAGGCGGAAATCGCACGCATCGCGGCTGAGGCCATGGAGCGCTGGCCGCTTAGCGGTATCAGCGTCATTCATCGCTACGGCCGGCTGGCGCCCGGAGACAACATCGTTCTCGTCGTGACGGCATCCACTCATCGCCACGCGGCTTTCGATGCCGCTTCCTTTCTGATGGACTATCTGAAGTCCCGCGCTCCTTTCTGGAAGAAAGAGCATCCCAAGGACGGGAGCGATGGCGGATGGGTGGATGCGCGCGAAGATGATGAAATCGCGGCAAGACGTTGGGAACATAGCTGA
- the moaD gene encoding molybdopterin converting factor subunit 1 — translation MSSTNENEADENALKLVYFAWVRERIGRTEEEIVVPGEVRTVKDLLGWLKRRGEEYEAALEHADVIRVAIDHEHADHSETIAGAREIALFPPMTGG, via the coding sequence ATGTCATCGACGAATGAGAACGAGGCGGATGAAAACGCCCTGAAGCTCGTCTATTTTGCCTGGGTGCGCGAGCGTATCGGGCGCACCGAGGAGGAGATCGTCGTGCCGGGCGAAGTCCGCACCGTGAAGGATCTGCTCGGCTGGCTGAAAAGACGCGGCGAGGAATACGAAGCCGCGCTCGAGCACGCGGACGTGATCCGCGTTGCGATCGACCACGAACACGCCGACCATAGCGAGACGATTGCCGGCGCGCGCGAGATCGCGCTTTTCCCACCGATGACCGGCGGATGA
- a CDS encoding SDR family oxidoreductase gives MAKNLKTALVTGGARRIGKAIVGDLSAAGFAVAIHYHGSDAEALELVKNLKDRGGKVAIVRADLTDIRAVEGLLNDAASAIGPIGLLVNNASVFEPDELDDFTWEHWDRHFAVHLKAPVELSRRFAEALPKGEDGLIVNMIDQRVWKLSPRTFSYTLSKSALWTATQTMAQALAPRIRVNAIGPGPSLQGERQSKADFDAQVEAVLLRRGPELSEFGATIRYLWDTPSITGQMIALDGGQHLGWQTPDVTGIRE, from the coding sequence ATGGCAAAAAATCTCAAGACAGCGTTGGTCACCGGCGGCGCCAGAAGGATCGGAAAAGCGATCGTCGGCGACCTTTCCGCAGCCGGTTTTGCCGTTGCGATCCACTATCACGGATCGGATGCAGAGGCGCTGGAATTGGTTAAAAACCTTAAGGATAGGGGCGGAAAGGTGGCGATCGTGCGCGCCGACCTGACCGACATTAGGGCCGTCGAGGGATTATTGAACGATGCCGCCTCGGCGATCGGGCCGATCGGCCTTCTCGTCAACAATGCCTCCGTCTTCGAGCCGGACGAACTGGACGATTTCACCTGGGAGCATTGGGACCGGCATTTCGCCGTCCATCTCAAGGCTCCGGTCGAACTTTCCAGGCGCTTTGCCGAGGCTCTTCCGAAAGGTGAAGATGGCCTCATTGTCAACATGATCGACCAGCGCGTCTGGAAACTATCGCCGCGAACCTTTAGCTATACACTGTCGAAATCGGCGCTGTGGACGGCGACGCAGACCATGGCCCAGGCGCTGGCGCCCCGTATCCGGGTCAATGCGATCGGCCCCGGTCCGTCGTTGCAGGGCGAGCGCCAGTCGAAGGCGGATTTCGATGCGCAGGTCGAGGCGGTTCTGCTCCGGCGGGGACCGGAGCTCTCCGAATTCGGCGCGACGATCCGCTATCTGTGGGATACGCCCTCGATCACCGGCCAGATGATCGCGCTCGATGGCGGCCAGCATCTCGGCTGGCAGACGCCGGACGTGACGGGAATTCGGGAATGA
- the uvrC gene encoding excinuclease ABC subunit UvrC: protein MAAADAIPADTEEDLAYLADDPNVDEEDEISGSPEAAPRPELEIAWDTAGKEHSEGKIGAEFIQALVKRLPNKPGVYRMMNAAGDVLYVGKARSLKKRVTNYAQGRFHTNRIGRMVAQTAAMEFVVTRTETEALLLEANLIKRLRPRFNVLLRDDKSFPYILITGDHRAPGIFKHRGAHSRKGDYFGPFASAGAVGRTINSLQKAFLLRSCTDSVFETRTRPCLLYQIKRCSAPCTNEISPEGYLDLVAEAKSFLSGRSQKVKGEISAAMQRASEALDFETAAILRDRLAALSHVQSHQAINPQTLEEADVFAVHQEGGQTCIEVFFFRTGQNWGNRSYFPKADPSLGPPEVLGAFLAQFYDDKLVPKCILLSHAVEDQQLLADALSIKASRKVAIAVPKRGERKELTDHARQNAREALGRRLAETSSQARLLKGFAETFHLERTPRRIEIYDNSHIMGTNAVGAMVVAGPEGFVKNQYRKFNIRSEAITPGDDFGMMREVMERRFSRLLKEDGLPGAEIPEESDDEIVTEKAFPAWPDVILIDGGKGQLSAVNTILDNLGVTGFVTMIGIAKGVDRDAGRERFFMEGRDAFSLPIRDPVLYFIQRLRDEAHRFAIGSHRARRKKEMIRNPLDEIAGIGPGRKRALLHHFGTAKAVSRAAVADILAVPGISEAMARQIYGHFHEKG, encoded by the coding sequence ATGGCGGCGGCCGATGCGATCCCGGCCGACACCGAAGAAGACCTTGCCTATCTCGCCGATGACCCGAACGTGGACGAAGAAGACGAGATATCGGGGTCTCCGGAAGCCGCGCCGCGGCCGGAGTTGGAGATCGCGTGGGATACGGCCGGCAAGGAACACAGCGAAGGCAAGATCGGCGCTGAATTTATCCAGGCGCTGGTCAAGCGCCTGCCGAACAAGCCCGGCGTCTACCGGATGATGAACGCAGCCGGCGACGTTCTCTATGTCGGCAAGGCGCGCAGCCTGAAGAAGCGCGTGACGAACTATGCGCAGGGACGCTTCCACACCAACCGCATCGGCCGCATGGTGGCGCAGACGGCGGCGATGGAGTTCGTCGTCACACGCACCGAGACCGAGGCGCTGCTGCTCGAGGCCAACCTCATCAAGAGGCTGAGGCCGCGCTTCAACGTGCTCCTGCGCGACGACAAGTCTTTCCCTTATATCCTGATAACCGGCGACCATCGCGCGCCCGGCATCTTCAAGCATCGCGGCGCGCATTCCCGAAAGGGCGATTATTTCGGCCCCTTTGCTTCTGCCGGCGCGGTCGGGCGGACGATCAACTCGCTGCAGAAGGCGTTCCTTCTCAGAAGCTGCACCGATTCGGTGTTCGAGACGCGAACGCGCCCCTGCCTGCTCTATCAGATCAAGCGTTGCTCGGCCCCGTGCACGAACGAGATCAGCCCCGAAGGCTATCTGGATCTTGTCGCGGAGGCGAAAAGTTTCCTCTCCGGCCGCAGCCAGAAGGTTAAGGGCGAAATCTCGGCCGCCATGCAGCGCGCCTCCGAGGCGCTTGATTTCGAGACCGCCGCCATCCTGCGCGATCGGCTGGCGGCGCTCTCCCATGTGCAGAGCCATCAGGCCATCAATCCGCAGACGCTGGAGGAAGCCGACGTGTTCGCCGTCCACCAGGAAGGCGGGCAAACCTGCATCGAAGTCTTCTTCTTCCGTACCGGACAGAACTGGGGCAACCGCTCCTATTTTCCGAAAGCCGATCCGTCGCTTGGCCCCCCCGAGGTGCTCGGCGCCTTCCTGGCGCAGTTCTACGACGACAAGCTGGTGCCGAAATGCATCCTTCTTTCGCACGCCGTGGAGGACCAGCAATTGCTTGCCGACGCGCTGTCGATAAAGGCCTCGCGGAAGGTGGCGATTGCGGTTCCCAAGCGCGGAGAGCGCAAGGAACTGACCGACCACGCGAGGCAGAACGCACGCGAGGCGCTCGGCCGCAGGCTGGCGGAAACTTCCTCGCAGGCGCGGTTGCTCAAGGGTTTTGCGGAGACTTTCCACCTGGAGCGGACGCCCCGGCGCATTGAGATCTACGACAACTCCCACATTATGGGTACCAATGCCGTCGGTGCGATGGTCGTCGCCGGCCCCGAAGGCTTCGTCAAGAACCAGTACCGCAAGTTCAACATCCGCTCCGAGGCTATCACGCCGGGCGACGATTTCGGCATGATGCGCGAGGTGATGGAGCGGCGGTTCTCGCGCCTCCTGAAGGAAGACGGATTGCCGGGCGCCGAAATCCCCGAGGAAAGCGACGACGAGATCGTTACCGAGAAGGCGTTCCCCGCTTGGCCCGACGTGATCCTGATCGACGGCGGCAAGGGCCAGCTTTCGGCTGTCAACACCATCCTCGACAATCTCGGCGTGACCGGCTTCGTCACGATGATCGGCATCGCCAAGGGCGTCGACCGCGATGCGGGACGTGAGCGCTTCTTCATGGAGGGCCGCGATGCCTTCTCGTTGCCGATCCGCGATCCGGTCCTCTATTTCATCCAGCGGCTGCGCGACGAGGCGCACCGTTTCGCCATCGGCTCGCACCGAGCACGGCGGAAAAAGGAGATGATCAGGAATCCGCTCGACGAGATCGCCGGCATCGGCCCCGGCCGCAAGCGCGCGCTTCTGCACCATTTCGGCACGGCCAAGGCGGTCAGCCGCGCGGCGGTCGCCGATATCCTCGCCGTTCCGGGCATCTCGGAAGCCATGGCGCGCCAGATATATGGTCACTTCCACGAAAAGGGCTAA
- a CDS encoding ribonuclease T2 family protein — MTEKIFGRLSLCLAIFALCFTITPGNAASNDVRDTAASGSSRFDFYVLSLSWSPSYCAAAGEKANRYQCGKRPAYGFVVHGLWPQYEHGYPKDCRSDAERRVPKERMNALSDLMPGYGLIIHEWRTHGMCTGLSQEAYFATLRKAYESVEIPADFPRDDSGRVKPSDIEAAFIAANPGMPDDGISVDCDRKYLREVRVCMTKDMRFRPCRELERASCHASNVQMPPS, encoded by the coding sequence ATGACAGAAAAGATATTCGGGCGGCTTTCTCTTTGTCTGGCGATATTCGCCCTGTGCTTCACGATCACACCGGGCAATGCCGCCTCGAACGATGTCCGCGATACCGCGGCTTCCGGTTCAAGCCGCTTCGATTTCTACGTCCTGTCGCTTTCCTGGTCGCCGAGTTATTGCGCGGCGGCGGGCGAAAAGGCCAACCGGTACCAGTGCGGCAAACGGCCGGCCTATGGCTTCGTCGTACACGGGCTGTGGCCGCAATACGAGCATGGCTATCCGAAGGACTGCCGCAGCGACGCCGAGCGCAGGGTACCGAAAGAGCGGATGAACGCGCTCTCGGACCTGATGCCGGGCTACGGCCTCATCATCCATGAATGGCGCACGCACGGAATGTGCACCGGGCTCTCACAAGAGGCTTACTTCGCCACGCTGCGCAAAGCCTATGAGAGCGTCGAGATACCCGCCGACTTTCCCCGCGACGACTCTGGCCGCGTGAAACCGTCCGATATCGAAGCGGCCTTCATCGCGGCCAATCCCGGCATGCCGGACGACGGGATCAGCGTGGACTGCGACCGCAAATATCTGCGCGAGGTGCGCGTCTGCATGACAAAAGACATGCGCTTCCGCCCCTGCCGGGAACTCGAGCGCGCAAGCTGCCACGCCTCCAACGTCCAGATGCCACCCTCATAG
- a CDS encoding 23S rRNA (adenine(2030)-N(6))-methyltransferase RlmJ — translation MNYRHIYHAGNFADVFKHAILARIIAYLKRKEAAFRAIDTHAGVGLYDLGSEEAQKTGEWHGGIGKLLDATLTGAPAEWLHDYLSVVRALNPDGGFRLYPGSPLLARHLLRRQDRLTAIELHPEDAQSLKKVFAGDHHVRVIELDGWLALGAHLPPKEKRGLVLIDPPFEEDGEFARMVDGLTKAHRRWPGGIYAFWYPVKDRAAVERFRQLLRETGIPKILDVSFSIRAPSPEARLDGCGMVVVNPPYVLHEELSEILPVLARLLREDEGATWALDHLTAEAA, via the coding sequence ATGAACTATCGTCACATCTATCACGCCGGAAATTTCGCCGATGTGTTCAAGCACGCCATCCTGGCGCGCATCATCGCTTATTTGAAGCGCAAGGAAGCGGCCTTCCGCGCGATCGATACGCATGCCGGCGTCGGCCTCTACGATCTCGGCAGCGAGGAGGCACAGAAAACCGGCGAATGGCATGGCGGCATCGGAAAGCTTCTCGATGCCACGCTGACCGGCGCTCCCGCCGAGTGGCTGCACGACTATCTGTCTGTGGTCCGGGCGCTTAATCCGGATGGCGGCTTTCGCCTTTATCCCGGCTCGCCCTTGCTCGCGCGGCACCTCCTGCGCCGGCAGGACCGGTTGACCGCGATCGAGCTTCATCCAGAGGATGCACAAAGCCTCAAGAAAGTCTTCGCCGGCGACCACCACGTGCGGGTGATCGAACTCGACGGTTGGTTGGCGCTCGGCGCGCATCTGCCGCCGAAGGAAAAGCGCGGGCTCGTGCTGATCGATCCGCCCTTCGAGGAGGACGGCGAGTTCGCACGCATGGTCGATGGTCTGACGAAGGCGCATCGCCGCTGGCCGGGCGGTATCTATGCCTTCTGGTACCCGGTCAAGGACCGCGCCGCCGTCGAACGGTTCCGCCAGTTGCTTCGCGAAACCGGCATCCCGAAGATTCTCGACGTGTCTTTTTCCATCCGCGCCCCCTCTCCCGAAGCGAGGCTCGACGGCTGCGGCATGGTCGTCGTCAATCCGCCATACGTCCTACATGAGGAATTATCGGAGATCCTGCCGGTGCTTGCCCGGCTGCTAAGGGAGGACGAAGGCGCCACATGGGCGCTCGATCATCTTACGGCGGAAGCGGCTTGA